One window of the Larus michahellis chromosome 26, bLarMic1.1, whole genome shotgun sequence genome contains the following:
- the LRFN1 gene encoding leucine-rich repeat and fibronectin type III domain-containing protein 1 isoform X1: MLVGTGPYWSILVGTGPYWSVLVRTGLYLWALVCTGPYWWVLVCTGPYWTVGVGLGPQWSILVRTGPYWSVLVGIGLYWPIPCPHRPRGDARTGPRWSPERRRRRGRRRMAKLLVPLVMLGAVAGSHRCPPRCLCPAAAPNPTLLCARTGLLAVPPTLDRAAVELRLADNFIGAVGRSDFANMSSLVHLTLSRNGLRRLAPGAFADLRALRALHLDGNRLPALSGAQLRGLASLRHLILANNQLAAIEPAAFAAFAATVEDLDLSHNNLPALPWEAVAGMASLATLTLDHNLLERVPAGAVARLPRLARLDLTANRLRALPPVPGPPGPSLAAGGNPLHCNCELLWLRRLARPGRLESCASPPPLAGRLLWAVPEEELACRAPAIAGAAADPAAVLEGQPLRLGCAAAGDPPPALHWLGPDGRLVQNGSRRAVGADGSLELRVATLGDHGAFTCVASNAAGEAAARVQVAVLPLPVPRGDGDGEGEAGPGPSDMARAGGNESRATAGERRVVAAELTGSSARIRWLPQRHLPGIRMFQIQYNSSLDDSLVYRLLPPSSRSFVLRDLAAGRQYDLCVSALYAEGAAALPTPRALGCVRFATPGEAPACAALPRPHFLGGTVIIVIGAAIAASVLVFILILTARYKAAAAARRPPAAVASVCSQTNGTHRTPEPEPPPPPLPPAPPALPPPAPMGAGGLGARGLFPSHSYPRRARTRRHGSLPRLDLPEGTPTLRPSFGSTHWMLESTV; encoded by the exons ATGCTGGTgggtactggtccgtactggtccatactggtggGTACGggtccatactggtccgtactggtccgtactggtctgtACTTGTGGGCATTGGtctgtactggtccgtactggtggGTATTGGtctgtactggtccgtactggacCGTAGGGGTGGGTTTGGGTCCACAGTGGTCCATattggtccgtactggtccgtactggtctgtactggtgggTATTGGTCTGTACTggcccatcccctgtccccacaggcccCGCGGCGACGCCCGGACGGGACCGAGATGGAGCCCTGAGAGGAG gcgccgccggggccggcggaGGATGGCGAAGCTGCTGGTGCCCCTGGTGATGCTGGGGGCGGTGGCGGGGTCCCACCGCTGCCCCCCCCGCTGCCTCTGCCCGGCGGCCGCCCCCAACCCCACCCTGCTGTGCGCCCGCACGGGGCTGCTggccgtgccccccaccctggACCGCGCCGCCGTGGAGCTGCGCTTGGCCGACAACTTCATCGGGGCCGTGGGGCGCAGCGACTTCGCCAACATGAGCAGCCTGGTGCACCTCACCCTCTCCCGCAACGGGCTGCGCCGCTTGGCCCCCGGCGCCTTCGCCGACCTGCGGGCCCTCCGCGCCCTCCACCTGGACGGCAACCGCTTGCCCGCCCTCAGCGGGGCCCAGCTGCGGGGCTTGGCCAGCCTCCGTCACCTCATCCTAGCCAACAACCAGCTGGCCGCCATCGAGCCGGCCGCCTTCGCCGCCTTCGCCGCCACGGTGGAGGATTTGGACCTCTCCCACAACAACTTACCGGCCCTGCCGTGGGAGGCGGTGGCCGGCATGGCCAGTTTGGCCACCCTCACTCTGGACCACaacctgctggagcgggtgccCGCCGGGGCGGTGGCCCGCTTGCCCCGGTTGGCGCGGTTAGACTTGACGGCCAACCGCTTGCGGGCGTTACCGCCGGTGCCGGGGCCGCCAGGTCCCAGTTTGGCGGCCGGGGGCAACCCTTTGCATTGCAACTGCGAGCTGCTGTGGCTACGGCGGCTAGCGCGGCCCGGCCGCCTGGAGAGCTGCGCCTCGCCCCCGCCGCTGGCCGGGCGCCTGCTCTGGGCCGTGCCGGAGGAGGAATTGGCGTGCCGGGCGCCGGCCATCGCTGGGGCGGCCGCCGACCCCGCCGCCGTCTTGGAAGGGCAACCTTTACGCTTGGGTTGCGCCGCCGCCGGCGACCCGCCGCCGGCGCTGCACTGGCTGGGCCCCGACGGGAGGCTGGTGCAGAACGGCTCGCGCCGCGCCGTGGGCGCCGACGGCTCCTTGGAGCTGCGGGTGGCCACCTTGGGCGACCACGGCGCCTTCACCTGCGTGGCCTCCAACGCCGCCGGCGAGGCGGCCGCCCGGGTGCAAGTGGCCGTCTTGCCTTTGCCCGTCCCCCGCGGcgacggggacggggagggagaaGCCGGGCCGGGTCCTTCCGACATGGCGCGGGCCGGCGGCAACGAGTCGCGGGCCACGGCGGGCGAGCGGCGCGTGGTGGCGGCCGAGCTGACGGGCTCCTCGGCGCGGATCCGCTGGCTGCCCCAGCGCCACCTCCCCGGCATCCGCATGTTCCAGATCCAGTACAACAGCTCCCTCGACGACTCCCTCGTCTACAG gctgctgcccccCTCCAGCCGGAGCTTCGTGCTGCGGGACCTGGCGGCGGGACGCCAGTACGACCTCTGCGTCTCGGCGCTCTACGCCGAGGGGGCCGCGGCGCTGCCCACCCCCCGCGCCCTGGGCTGCGTCCGCTTCGCCACCCCCGGGGAGGCCCCGGCCTGCgccgccctcccccggccccaCTTCTTGGGGGGGACCGTCATCATCGTCATCGGCGCCGCCATCGCCGCCTCCGTCCTCgtcttcatcctcatcctcaccgCCCGCTACAAGGCGGCGGCCGCCGCTCgacgcccccccgccgccgtcgCCAGCGTCTGCTCCCAGACCAACGGCACCCACAGAACCCCCGaaccggagccgccgccgccgccgctgccgccggcccccccgGCTCTCCCGCCCCCCGCGCCCATGGGTGCCGGCGGGCTGGGGGCGCGGGGGCTCTTCCCCAGCCACAGTTACCCCCGGCGCGCACGGACTCGGCGCCACGGCTCCCTGCCGCGCCTCGACCTGCCCGAGGGGACCCCCACCCTGCGCCCCTCCTTCGGCAGCACCCACTGGATGCTGGAGAGCACCGTctag
- the LRFN1 gene encoding leucine-rich repeat and fibronectin type III domain-containing protein 1 isoform X2: MAKLLVPLVMLGAVAGSHRCPPRCLCPAAAPNPTLLCARTGLLAVPPTLDRAAVELRLADNFIGAVGRSDFANMSSLVHLTLSRNGLRRLAPGAFADLRALRALHLDGNRLPALSGAQLRGLASLRHLILANNQLAAIEPAAFAAFAATVEDLDLSHNNLPALPWEAVAGMASLATLTLDHNLLERVPAGAVARLPRLARLDLTANRLRALPPVPGPPGPSLAAGGNPLHCNCELLWLRRLARPGRLESCASPPPLAGRLLWAVPEEELACRAPAIAGAAADPAAVLEGQPLRLGCAAAGDPPPALHWLGPDGRLVQNGSRRAVGADGSLELRVATLGDHGAFTCVASNAAGEAAARVQVAVLPLPVPRGDGDGEGEAGPGPSDMARAGGNESRATAGERRVVAAELTGSSARIRWLPQRHLPGIRMFQIQYNSSLDDSLVYRLLPPSSRSFVLRDLAAGRQYDLCVSALYAEGAAALPTPRALGCVRFATPGEAPACAALPRPHFLGGTVIIVIGAAIAASVLVFILILTARYKAAAAARRPPAAVASVCSQTNGTHRTPEPEPPPPPLPPAPPALPPPAPMGAGGLGARGLFPSHSYPRRARTRRHGSLPRLDLPEGTPTLRPSFGSTHWMLESTV, encoded by the exons ATGGCGAAGCTGCTGGTGCCCCTGGTGATGCTGGGGGCGGTGGCGGGGTCCCACCGCTGCCCCCCCCGCTGCCTCTGCCCGGCGGCCGCCCCCAACCCCACCCTGCTGTGCGCCCGCACGGGGCTGCTggccgtgccccccaccctggACCGCGCCGCCGTGGAGCTGCGCTTGGCCGACAACTTCATCGGGGCCGTGGGGCGCAGCGACTTCGCCAACATGAGCAGCCTGGTGCACCTCACCCTCTCCCGCAACGGGCTGCGCCGCTTGGCCCCCGGCGCCTTCGCCGACCTGCGGGCCCTCCGCGCCCTCCACCTGGACGGCAACCGCTTGCCCGCCCTCAGCGGGGCCCAGCTGCGGGGCTTGGCCAGCCTCCGTCACCTCATCCTAGCCAACAACCAGCTGGCCGCCATCGAGCCGGCCGCCTTCGCCGCCTTCGCCGCCACGGTGGAGGATTTGGACCTCTCCCACAACAACTTACCGGCCCTGCCGTGGGAGGCGGTGGCCGGCATGGCCAGTTTGGCCACCCTCACTCTGGACCACaacctgctggagcgggtgccCGCCGGGGCGGTGGCCCGCTTGCCCCGGTTGGCGCGGTTAGACTTGACGGCCAACCGCTTGCGGGCGTTACCGCCGGTGCCGGGGCCGCCAGGTCCCAGTTTGGCGGCCGGGGGCAACCCTTTGCATTGCAACTGCGAGCTGCTGTGGCTACGGCGGCTAGCGCGGCCCGGCCGCCTGGAGAGCTGCGCCTCGCCCCCGCCGCTGGCCGGGCGCCTGCTCTGGGCCGTGCCGGAGGAGGAATTGGCGTGCCGGGCGCCGGCCATCGCTGGGGCGGCCGCCGACCCCGCCGCCGTCTTGGAAGGGCAACCTTTACGCTTGGGTTGCGCCGCCGCCGGCGACCCGCCGCCGGCGCTGCACTGGCTGGGCCCCGACGGGAGGCTGGTGCAGAACGGCTCGCGCCGCGCCGTGGGCGCCGACGGCTCCTTGGAGCTGCGGGTGGCCACCTTGGGCGACCACGGCGCCTTCACCTGCGTGGCCTCCAACGCCGCCGGCGAGGCGGCCGCCCGGGTGCAAGTGGCCGTCTTGCCTTTGCCCGTCCCCCGCGGcgacggggacggggagggagaaGCCGGGCCGGGTCCTTCCGACATGGCGCGGGCCGGCGGCAACGAGTCGCGGGCCACGGCGGGCGAGCGGCGCGTGGTGGCGGCCGAGCTGACGGGCTCCTCGGCGCGGATCCGCTGGCTGCCCCAGCGCCACCTCCCCGGCATCCGCATGTTCCAGATCCAGTACAACAGCTCCCTCGACGACTCCCTCGTCTACAG gctgctgcccccCTCCAGCCGGAGCTTCGTGCTGCGGGACCTGGCGGCGGGACGCCAGTACGACCTCTGCGTCTCGGCGCTCTACGCCGAGGGGGCCGCGGCGCTGCCCACCCCCCGCGCCCTGGGCTGCGTCCGCTTCGCCACCCCCGGGGAGGCCCCGGCCTGCgccgccctcccccggccccaCTTCTTGGGGGGGACCGTCATCATCGTCATCGGCGCCGCCATCGCCGCCTCCGTCCTCgtcttcatcctcatcctcaccgCCCGCTACAAGGCGGCGGCCGCCGCTCgacgcccccccgccgccgtcgCCAGCGTCTGCTCCCAGACCAACGGCACCCACAGAACCCCCGaaccggagccgccgccgccgccgctgccgccggcccccccgGCTCTCCCGCCCCCCGCGCCCATGGGTGCCGGCGGGCTGGGGGCGCGGGGGCTCTTCCCCAGCCACAGTTACCCCCGGCGCGCACGGACTCGGCGCCACGGCTCCCTGCCGCGCCTCGACCTGCCCGAGGGGACCCCCACCCTGCGCCCCTCCTTCGGCAGCACCCACTGGATGCTGGAGAGCACCGTctag